The Thermococcus sp. 4557 genomic sequence AAGGCCCACTGCAACGTGGGCCAGGGCCTCGTCGGAGGACTCGTAGCGAGCCTCCGCGAGGATGGGGGTTATCCTCTCCGACTTCGCGTCGTTCACGAGGTTGTATAAGTCGGTGAGCGTGCCTAGGTTTATCGGCTTTATCGACAGGGCGTTGTAGTAGCGCCTGTCCAGTATGTCCTTCTCGCGGAAGAGGTGCTCGCCGTCAACGAACACCTCGTGGGTGCCGGCTATCAGCTCGAGGAACAGCTCCTCGTCACCGAGAGGCTTTATGTAGGCCACGTTGTTGTCCTCGACTATGGAGAGCACTTCCTCCATATCCATTGGAACCCTCTGCACGAGGCCGAGGGCAACCTCGAGGCCGAGTTCGTCGGTTGCTTTTTCGGTGGCCTTAGAGAAGGCCTCCACCGTACCGGCCTCGGCATGCTCAAGGACCTTGTTAACCGCATCGACGACGTCGGTTATCTCCATGAGGTCCCTGACCATGACGTAGTAGTCGAAGGCCTCACCGCTCGCAATCTCAAGGATCGGAACCGGAAGCTCGGTGGTGAAGGTTCCGCCGATGTAGTTGTAGAGGGGCATCCTCTTGACGCTTGCGGCAGCTTTGGCGACCGCTATTGAGACCGCCAGCGCGGTGTTGGCCCCTATGTGGCTGAAGTTCTCGGTGCCGTCTATCTCCCAGAGGTAGCTGTCTATGAGCTCCTGCTCGCTGGCATCGAAGCCTATCAGCTCGGGCCCAATTATCTCGTCGACCTCGCTGACCGCCCTGTGGGCCTCGGCTATGTAGAGGCTCGGGTTCTCGTCCACGGGCGCGGCAAAGCGGCCGAAGCCGGAGCTCGTCACGACGTCTACTTCAACGGAGTATCTGCCACCCTTGAGCACCGCAACCCTGCCGATCACGTTCTCTATCACGGTCATCTCTCATCAGCTCGGCCTTATTACGGTGAGCGGGATTATCCCTTTCTCAAACTCGAGCATCGCGGCGTCGAGCGGCGTGATTCCTTCCGGGACGTCGATGAGTATGGGCGCACCCATCGCTATCTGGAGGGCCCTTGCTCCGATGATACGGGCCTTCTCAAAGCGGGTATACTTAAACATGACTACCACCCCTGCCTTCCACATTCCGCATCAAACATCCATTGCAAACATTTGGTGGGGCCGCCGGGATTTGAACCCGGGTCTCCGGCACCCCAAGCCGGGAGGATAGACCAAGCTACCCCACGGCCCCCCAAGAAGTGCGGTTTTTAATACACCCTGTACTTCATGGCGCTGTCCACGAGCTCGACGTGGCTGAGGAGGGTCCTCCTGCAGCAGTACCTTTCGATCCCGAGGTCGTCGAGCACCCTCTCGGGATCCTCGCCCTTCTCAACGCGGGCCTTAAACTCGTAGTATTTGTCTCCTATGACCTTTCCACACGTGAAGCACCTGACGGGGACTATCACCCGTATCACCTTCTCGAATGAATATTAAAGGAAAGCCATCAGCGGTAGGACTTCTGCCTCTTGGCGCGCGGACCCTTGGTCGAGCGGTTGGGCTTGTGCATCTCGGTTCTCCTGCTGTCGCCGACGAGCATGGTCCTGTCGTACTTCATGAACTTGTCCTTGAGGTTCATGTCGTTGGTCCACTCAACGAGGGCCCTGGCTATGGCAACGCGGG encodes the following:
- a CDS encoding DNA-directed RNA polymerase subunit N, which gives rise to MIVPVRCFTCGKVIGDKYYEFKARVEKGEDPERVLDDLGIERYCCRRTLLSHVELVDSAMKYRVY
- a CDS encoding DNA-directed RNA polymerase subunit K, with amino-acid sequence MFKYTRFEKARIIGARALQIAMGAPILIDVPEGITPLDAAMLEFEKGIIPLTVIRPS